A window of Thalassophryne amazonica chromosome 21, fThaAma1.1, whole genome shotgun sequence contains these coding sequences:
- the LOC117503002 gene encoding probable G-protein coupled receptor 139, whose translation MDGVGITVFITVQKIYYPFLCAMGIPANLFTFYMICFRKCGMADTAIVYLSCLAIMDTFYIVWVILIDLTLTFWLPQPFWHSYPWCNILGFLQYGSLYSSSWIVVVFTIERCLVLRSTEAKQHFFQSRVTKLTCVTIILVSHLVSVPLGWINKVTFVNFTVDGENVTLPRCLYQDEIYSTVIVWITTFLSGGIPIVLVIIFNYLIGYHLCRASNLFTKEELRIMHGRSTRGMLRRTILLLSTVSVAFVVLSLPRFVTYCILRMKYNNETFDRNDYSIPINVAGDLANMLQNLNSTTNFLLYCMVSRRFRQELVQVLACKARACELGSILTYATMKVFSVTDHKDPPANHPVGVVLTKLKQTG comes from the exons ATGGATGGAGTTGGCATCACTGTCTTCATCACGGTGCAGAAGATCTACTACCCGTTCCTGTGTGCCATGGGTATACCAG CTAACCTGTTCACGTTCTACATGATCTGTTTCCGGAAGTGTGGGATGGCCGACACAGCCATCGTTTACCTGAGCTGCCTCGCCATAATGGACACGTTCTACATCGTGTGGGTGATCCTGATCGATCTGACGCTTACCTTCTGGCTACCGCAGCCCTTTTGGCACTCGTACCCGTGGTGTAACATCCTGGGCTTCCTGCAGTACGGCTCTCTCTACAGCTCGTCCTGGATCGTGGTGGTGTTCACCATCGAGCGCTGCCTCGTGCTCCGCAGCACGGAGGCCAAGCAGCATTTCTTCCAGAGCCGGGTCACAAAGCTGACCTGTGTGACCATCATTCTTGTGTCCCACCTTGTCTCGGTGCCACTGGGTTGGATCAACAAGGTCACATTTGTCAACTTCACTGTAGACGGAGAGAACGTGACTCTGCCACGGTGTCTTTACCAGGATGAGATCTACTCCACTGTCATCGTGTGGATAACCACCTTCCTCTCGGGGGGAATCCCCATTGTGCTCGTCATCATCTTCAACTACCTCATTGGGTACCATCTGTGCCGCGCCAGCAACCTTTTCACCAAGGAGGAGTTGCGCATCATGCATGGAAGGAGCACCAGGGGCATGTTGAGGAGGACCATCCTGCTGCTCAGCACCGTCTCTGTGGCGTTTGTGGTGCTCAGTCTGCCCCGCTTTGTCACATACTGCATCCTGAGGATGAAGTACAACAATGAGACCTTCGACAGGAATGACTACAGCATCCCTATCAACGTGGCTGGTGATCTGGCCAATATGCTTCAGAACCTCAACTCCACCACCAACTTCCTGCTGTACTGCATGGTCAGTCGGCGCTTCAGGCAGGAACTGGTGCAGGTGTTGGCTTGCAAGGCAAGAGCTTGCGAGCTGGGATCCATCCTCACCTACGCCACCATGAAGGTCTTCTCAGTTACAGATCATAAAGATCCACCAGCCAACCACCCTGTGGGCGTGGTGCTAACCAAACTGAAACAGACAGGCTAA